In a genomic window of Occallatibacter riparius:
- a CDS encoding antitoxin, whose amino-acid sequence MSAGSAVRQVRLFKNGRSQAVRIPREFELPGNEATLRRDERGRLILEAIPRPRLLDLLATWTPLDKKDQLPEIEDLPAEPVKL is encoded by the coding sequence ATGAGCGCGGGCAGCGCAGTACGGCAGGTGCGGCTTTTCAAGAATGGCCGGAGCCAGGCAGTGCGGATTCCGCGGGAGTTCGAACTGCCGGGGAATGAGGCGACTCTGCGCCGGGATGAGCGCGGAAGGCTGATTCTGGAGGCGATACCCAGGCCCAGGCTGCTTGACCTGCTGGCGACGTGGACGCCGCTCGATAAAAAGGACCAGTTGCCCGAGATTGAGGATTTGCCTGCTGAGCCGGTGAAGCTCTGA
- a CDS encoding type II toxin-antitoxin system VapC family toxin yields the protein MAQRYVLDTNILSDLLKSPAGKVAQKIAGLAIAERESLATSIVVAAELRYGAAKSGSQILAERIEQLLGAIEVLPLEPDADGHYGIIRSQLEKTGTVIGANDLLIAAHVLAIDGILVTDNLREFKRVKGLRVENWLRA from the coding sequence ATGGCGCAGCGGTATGTTCTGGATACGAATATTCTTTCGGATTTGCTGAAGAGCCCAGCCGGCAAAGTCGCGCAGAAAATCGCAGGGCTGGCGATTGCGGAACGTGAATCTCTGGCAACAAGCATCGTGGTTGCTGCCGAACTCCGCTACGGCGCGGCTAAGAGCGGATCTCAGATCCTGGCGGAGCGGATTGAGCAGTTGCTGGGCGCCATCGAGGTGCTTCCGCTTGAGCCGGACGCAGACGGGCACTACGGCATAATCCGGTCGCAACTTGAAAAGACTGGAACAGTCATTGGCGCAAACGACCTGCTAATTGCGGCTCATGTGCTGGCGATTGACGGCATTCTCGTCACCGATAATTTGCGGGAGTTCAAGCGGGTGAAGGGGCTACGCGTGGAGAACTGGCTGCGCGCTTGA
- a CDS encoding YsnF/AvaK domain-containing protein: MAGYETDTTVFGYFSSETQAEAAVRELKAAGFTRNQISVAGQPGTGAYSSGTTTGESTTGSKMREEGHKAGEAVGGFWDRIKNFFEGDTAEPYADERTSGDMATHEITGSNNVYDYDDDLHESWGTTTDRSRYFGQQYGSTGQGYIVSVRAAERRAEAETILESNGADLGSSAESSTALTPDYASSNSSYSGTGTGTTSPYAETEDAAYTGSTGSDLDTRTPRRIQLYGEVLRVHRDRVQRGEARIRKETVTETQNVEVPVTREELVVERVPVSGSQPATGATFGSDSEEIRVPLTEEVARVEKEPVVREQVEIGKREITNTENRQETVRREELRVDEDKDRLRKAS; the protein is encoded by the coding sequence ATGGCAGGCTACGAAACCGACACCACCGTGTTTGGATACTTTTCCTCTGAAACCCAGGCCGAAGCCGCTGTGCGCGAGCTCAAGGCCGCCGGATTCACGCGCAACCAGATCAGCGTTGCCGGACAGCCCGGCACTGGCGCCTACAGCAGCGGAACCACCACCGGGGAATCCACCACCGGAAGCAAGATGCGCGAAGAAGGCCACAAAGCCGGCGAGGCAGTCGGCGGCTTCTGGGATCGCATCAAGAACTTTTTTGAAGGCGATACAGCCGAGCCCTACGCCGACGAACGCACCAGCGGCGACATGGCCACGCACGAAATCACCGGCAGCAACAACGTCTACGACTACGACGACGACTTGCACGAGTCCTGGGGCACCACCACCGATCGCTCCCGCTACTTCGGCCAGCAATACGGCAGCACCGGCCAGGGCTACATCGTCAGCGTAAGAGCCGCCGAGCGTCGGGCCGAAGCCGAGACCATCCTCGAATCGAACGGCGCCGACCTCGGCTCATCCGCAGAAAGCTCCACCGCCCTCACCCCCGACTACGCCAGCAGCAATTCCAGCTACAGCGGAACCGGAACCGGCACCACCAGCCCCTACGCCGAAACTGAAGACGCCGCCTACACCGGCAGCACCGGCTCCGACCTCGACACCCGCACCCCGCGCCGCATCCAGCTTTACGGGGAAGTGCTCCGCGTCCACCGCGATCGCGTGCAGCGCGGCGAGGCCCGCATCCGCAAGGAGACCGTCACAGAAACCCAGAACGTCGAGGTTCCGGTCACGCGTGAAGAGCTCGTCGTCGAGCGCGTGCCCGTCTCCGGCTCCCAACCGGCCACCGGCGCCACCTTCGGCAGCGACAGCGAAGAGATCCGCGTGCCGCTCACCGAAGAAGTCGCCCGTGTGGAGAAGGAACCCGTCGTCCGCGAACAGGTAGAAATCGGCAAACGCGAAATCACCAACACCGAAAACCGTCAGGAAACGGTCCGCCGCGAAGAGCTCCGCGTCGACGAAGACAAAGACCGCCTCCGCAAAGCGAGCTAA
- a CDS encoding carbohydrate binding family 9 domain-containing protein has translation MGRSSLCLGIILSFILFPGILKASQKPQAGQSEPPKQQAVTDVKVPLLKAGLRLADFEGMTPRPELRNQLAMVTDFIQQVPRDGQPATERTEVWMGRTSTMLYFVFICFDHSPALIRGHLARRENVQNDDYVAVLLDAFQDRRKGVLFEVNPAGVQSDAAWTENANPDYSYDQVWDSEGRVTDKGWMALISIPFRSLRFRHSGPDWGAVFARSIPRNSELDYWPRVAANISGTLSQEGTLHGMSGLTESHNIQINPYALAQNERNLISLDPLNPYFSSRHLEGTAGADGKVILKDSIVIDGTINPDFSTVESDQPQFTVNQRFAVYFPELRPFFLENANYFATPIRLVYTRNIVHPEFGARVTGKVHNTNLGLFTIDDRAPGETVAQSDPQYGKHALFAVGRVSQDFGKGSSLGLIYTDEEFDGGWNRIGGVDTTLRLSNSWTADAQWVESSTREADVNGGAYSAGPGTYVDVSRQGHAFNLFSNFVDFGTGFVTDVGFIQTNNVRKNHTHTSYQWFPKSKTIQGWGLEVDEAFAFDHFGNRVYRYVNGDPYLLLPRNTVLAPLIGQNSDTLGPQDGYDMPHSENFTENYGGMVVKSAPWTQLNFDAVAIRGGNVNYNPAAGQKPSLMDQQTVNFLFSLQPLRQLTADNTYLLDRDHAASDGAFVYEAQTFRTKVNYQFTRAISARVIVEYDTTLANPQRTTIPRTRQWGTQALLTWLPHPGTAVYIGYNNNLQNLDRSLCNRLPNGTCDPNNTDPPRSATLLNDGRQVFIKASYLFRF, from the coding sequence ATGGGGCGTTCGTCGTTATGCCTGGGGATCATTCTTTCGTTCATTCTTTTCCCGGGAATTCTGAAAGCTAGTCAGAAGCCGCAGGCGGGGCAGTCAGAGCCGCCGAAGCAGCAGGCTGTCACCGATGTGAAGGTGCCGCTGCTGAAGGCGGGATTGCGCCTGGCGGATTTTGAGGGCATGACGCCGCGGCCGGAGCTGCGCAACCAGCTTGCAATGGTGACGGACTTCATCCAGCAGGTGCCCCGCGATGGTCAGCCGGCGACAGAGCGAACCGAGGTGTGGATGGGGCGCACGTCGACGATGCTCTACTTCGTATTCATTTGCTTCGATCATTCGCCGGCGTTAATTCGCGGGCACCTGGCGCGGCGCGAGAACGTGCAGAACGACGACTACGTAGCCGTGCTGCTGGATGCGTTTCAGGATCGGCGCAAGGGCGTGCTGTTCGAGGTAAATCCGGCAGGCGTGCAGAGCGATGCCGCGTGGACGGAAAACGCGAACCCGGACTATAGCTACGACCAGGTTTGGGACTCCGAAGGTCGCGTGACGGACAAAGGCTGGATGGCGCTGATTTCGATTCCGTTCCGCAGTCTGCGGTTCAGGCATTCGGGGCCGGATTGGGGCGCGGTGTTCGCGCGCAGCATTCCGCGCAATAGCGAGCTCGATTATTGGCCGAGGGTGGCGGCGAACATCAGCGGCACGTTGAGCCAGGAAGGCACGCTGCACGGGATGTCGGGTCTGACGGAGTCGCACAATATCCAGATCAATCCGTATGCGCTGGCGCAGAATGAGCGCAATTTGATCAGCCTCGATCCGCTCAATCCATACTTCAGCTCGCGGCACCTAGAGGGCACGGCGGGCGCGGACGGCAAGGTGATTCTGAAGGACAGCATCGTGATTGATGGGACGATCAATCCCGACTTCAGCACGGTGGAGAGCGACCAGCCGCAGTTCACGGTGAACCAGCGGTTTGCGGTGTATTTTCCGGAGTTGCGGCCGTTCTTTCTGGAGAACGCGAACTACTTTGCGACGCCAATCCGGCTGGTGTACACGCGAAATATCGTGCATCCGGAGTTTGGCGCGCGCGTGACGGGCAAGGTGCACAACACGAATCTTGGCCTGTTCACGATTGACGATCGAGCGCCCGGCGAGACCGTTGCGCAGAGCGATCCGCAGTATGGCAAGCATGCGCTATTTGCGGTGGGGCGCGTGTCGCAGGATTTTGGCAAGGGCTCGAGTTTGGGGTTGATTTATACCGACGAGGAGTTCGACGGGGGATGGAACCGCATTGGCGGCGTGGATACGACGCTGCGGTTGTCGAATAGCTGGACCGCGGATGCGCAGTGGGTGGAGAGTTCGACGCGCGAGGCAGATGTGAATGGCGGCGCGTACTCGGCGGGGCCCGGGACCTACGTTGATGTGTCGCGGCAGGGGCACGCGTTTAACTTGTTTTCGAACTTTGTGGATTTCGGCACAGGGTTCGTGACGGACGTGGGGTTTATCCAGACGAACAACGTGCGCAAGAATCACACGCACACGAGCTATCAGTGGTTTCCAAAGAGCAAGACCATTCAAGGCTGGGGACTGGAGGTCGACGAGGCGTTTGCGTTCGATCACTTCGGCAACCGGGTGTATCGGTACGTGAACGGGGACCCGTACCTCTTGTTGCCGCGGAACACGGTGCTGGCGCCGCTGATAGGGCAGAACTCCGACACATTGGGGCCGCAGGACGGGTACGACATGCCGCACAGCGAGAACTTCACGGAGAACTACGGCGGCATGGTGGTGAAGAGCGCGCCGTGGACGCAGTTGAACTTCGACGCAGTGGCGATTCGGGGTGGCAACGTGAACTACAACCCGGCGGCGGGGCAGAAGCCGTCGCTGATGGACCAGCAGACGGTGAACTTTTTGTTCTCGCTGCAGCCGCTGCGGCAGTTGACGGCGGATAACACGTATCTGCTCGATCGCGATCATGCGGCGTCGGATGGTGCGTTTGTCTACGAAGCGCAGACGTTCCGCACGAAGGTGAACTATCAATTCACACGGGCAATTTCAGCGCGCGTGATTGTGGAGTACGACACGACGCTCGCGAATCCACAGCGGACGACGATTCCGCGGACCAGGCAGTGGGGTACGCAGGCGCTGCTGACTTGGCTGCCGCATCCGGGGACGGCGGTGTATATCGGATACAACAACAATTTGCAGAACCTGGACCGCTCGCTCTGCAACCGGCTGCCGAACGGGACCTGCGATCCGAATAATACGGACCCGCCGCGGTCGGCGACGTTGCTGAATGATGGGCGGCAGGTATTCATCAAGGCTTCTTATCTGTTCCGGTTCTAG
- a CDS encoding ComEC/Rec2 family competence protein has product MRIASRFLFKVAVGSAMVAVPLAPRAIAQDKMSHAKGQLLIYAIDVEGGQATLLVTPEKASLLVDTGWPGSNGRDVGRIQAAMKDAGIDKLDHVLITHFHVDHVGGVPNLVQKVQVGEFIDHGENREDSDITRHDYAAYVKAIEGHKRRIVKPGDAIDIPGLTTIVIAADGEHIKSVPGVTPKANPYCASEPKWDMDTTENPRSTGVLVRFGKFRFLDLGDLTKAKEIPLVCPENLIGHVDLYLVNHHGMNLSNSKAFVDAIAPRVAIMDNGAHKAGSPEAWQTVHESPGLEDLWMLHTAEGSDAAHNSADPLIANLKGGADGAYFKVVAHEDGSFSVMNSRTGQTKQYARK; this is encoded by the coding sequence ATGAGAATCGCTTCCCGCTTCCTCTTCAAAGTTGCTGTTGGATCTGCGATGGTGGCTGTTCCGCTGGCGCCGCGCGCTATCGCCCAGGACAAGATGTCCCATGCGAAGGGCCAACTGCTGATCTACGCCATTGATGTGGAAGGCGGGCAGGCTACGCTGCTGGTTACGCCCGAGAAGGCATCGCTGCTGGTGGATACAGGATGGCCAGGCAGCAATGGACGCGACGTCGGCCGCATTCAGGCGGCGATGAAGGATGCGGGCATCGACAAGCTCGATCATGTGCTGATTACGCATTTTCACGTGGATCATGTGGGGGGCGTGCCGAATCTCGTGCAAAAGGTGCAGGTGGGCGAGTTCATCGATCACGGCGAGAATCGCGAGGACTCTGACATCACGCGCCACGATTATGCCGCGTATGTGAAGGCGATTGAGGGGCACAAGCGGCGGATCGTGAAGCCGGGCGACGCGATTGACATTCCAGGGTTGACGACGATTGTGATCGCGGCTGACGGCGAGCACATCAAGAGCGTGCCGGGCGTGACGCCCAAGGCGAATCCTTATTGCGCGAGCGAGCCGAAGTGGGACATGGACACGACGGAAAATCCACGGTCGACGGGCGTGCTGGTGCGGTTTGGCAAGTTTCGTTTTCTTGACCTGGGCGATTTGACCAAGGCGAAGGAGATTCCGCTGGTTTGCCCGGAGAATCTGATCGGCCATGTGGACCTGTATCTGGTGAATCATCACGGAATGAACCTGTCGAACTCGAAGGCATTTGTGGATGCGATTGCGCCGCGCGTGGCGATCATGGATAACGGCGCGCACAAGGCGGGCAGTCCCGAGGCGTGGCAGACGGTGCATGAGAGCCCCGGGCTCGAGGACCTGTGGATGCTGCATACCGCGGAGGGATCGGATGCCGCGCATAACAGCGCCGATCCGCTGATCGCGAATTTGAAGGGCGGCGCCGATGGCGCGTACTTCAAGGTGGTTGCGCATGAGGATGGAAGCTTCAGCGTGATGAATTCGCGGACGGGGCAGACGAAGCAGTATGCGCGGAAGTGA